In Tubulanus polymorphus chromosome 2, tnTubPoly1.2, whole genome shotgun sequence, a single window of DNA contains:
- the LOC141898730 gene encoding trimeric intracellular cation channel type 1B.1-like isoform X4: MDPQTFMDIATTLTKLKMWPYFDIANFILMSLMVREDSPQTGSSIFSRKHPLACWISSMLLCFGGSILANFLLGEPILTPFKNHHAILVASIVWYVINYSPFDLAYKISHFLPVKICIYILKEIQRTRKIYEGIIIASKLYPGSYIIIAIIGVVKGSGYTEMRIVERIIRGLWIPSSNEFLQPSFVTKASLLSSIVFICEREKFLTAPHVLIYFGIAMFLIYFRLSSLLLGIHDPFVPFENLFCAIFMGGMWDALKRAVQRNKPEPEQNATTKNDVKRKEEKKND, from the exons ATGGATCCCCAAACGTTTATGGATATTGCCACAACTTTAACAAAGTTAAAAATGTGGCCCTATTTCGACATAGCTAACTTTATTCTGATGAGTCTAATGGTTAGAGAAGACAGTCCACAAACTG GATCCTCCATATTTTCGCGGAAGCATCCCTTGGCGTGCTGGATTTCTAGCATGTTACTATGTTTTGGAGGCAGTATTTTAGCAAATTTCCTGTTGGGTGAGCCGATACTTACACCATTCAAGAACCACCACGCAATTTTGGTAGCCAGTATAGTATG GTACGTGATCAACTATTCTCCGTTTGATTTGGCTTACAAGATTTCACACTTCCTACCGGTTaagatatgtatatacatactgAAAGAGATTCAAAGAACGAGGAAAATCTACGAAGGAATCATCATCGCTTCGAAGCTCTATCCTGGATCTTACATAATTATCGCAATAATCGGTGTTGTCAAAG GCTCTGGATATACTGAAATGAGAATTGTAGAACGTATCATTCGAGGTTTGTGGATTCCTAGCTCGAATGAGTTCTTACAACCATCTTT tGTGACGAAAGCGAGTCTGTTGAGTTCGATTGTGTTCATCTGCGAACGAGAGAAGTTTCTGACGGCTCCGCACGTGTTGATTTACTTCGGAATCGCGATGTTCCTCATCTATTTCCGATTATCGTCGTTACTGCTCGGCATCCACGACCCGTTCGTGCCGTTCGAAAATCTGTTCTGCGCGATATTCATGGGCGGAATGTGGGACGCGCTGAAACGAGCGGTACAACGCAACAAACCGGAACCCGAACAAAACGCGACCACGAAGAATGACGTGAAGAGGaaggaagaaaagaaaaatgattaa
- the LOC141898730 gene encoding trimeric intracellular cation channel type 1B.1-like isoform X3, with the protein MDPQTFMDIATTLTKLKMWPYFDIANFILMSLMVREDSPQTGSSIFSRKHPLACWISSMLLCFGGSILANFLLGEPILTPFKNHHAILVASIVWYVINYSPFDLAYKISHFLPVKICIYILKEIQRTRKIYEGIIIASKLYPGSYIIIAIIGVVKGAGAGQLLLLQRIIRGVWIKEHNEFLRPSFVTKASLLSSIVFICEREKFLTAPHVLIYFGIAMFLIYFRLSSLLLGIHDPFVPFENLFCAIFMGGMWDALKRAVQRNKPEPEQNATTKNDVKRKEEKKND; encoded by the exons ATGGATCCCCAAACGTTTATGGATATTGCCACAACTTTAACAAAGTTAAAAATGTGGCCCTATTTCGACATAGCTAACTTTATTCTGATGAGTCTAATGGTTAGAGAAGACAGTCCACAAACTG GATCCTCCATATTTTCGCGGAAGCATCCCTTGGCGTGCTGGATTTCTAGCATGTTACTATGTTTTGGAGGCAGTATTTTAGCAAATTTCCTGTTGGGTGAGCCGATACTTACACCATTCAAGAACCACCACGCAATTTTGGTAGCCAGTATAGTATG GTACGTGATCAACTATTCTCCGTTTGATTTGGCTTACAAGATTTCACACTTCCTACCGGTTaagatatgtatatacatactgAAAGAGATTCAAAGAACGAGGAAAATCTACGAAGGAATCATCATCGCTTCGAAGCTCTATCCTGGATCTTACATAATTATCGCAATAATCGGTGTTGTCAAAG GTGCCGGGGCGGGACAATTACTGCTGCTCCAAAGAATAATACGGGGTGTATGGATAAAGGAGCATAACGAATTTTTACGGCCCTCATT tGTGACGAAAGCGAGTCTGTTGAGTTCGATTGTGTTCATCTGCGAACGAGAGAAGTTTCTGACGGCTCCGCACGTGTTGATTTACTTCGGAATCGCGATGTTCCTCATCTATTTCCGATTATCGTCGTTACTGCTCGGCATCCACGACCCGTTCGTGCCGTTCGAAAATCTGTTCTGCGCGATATTCATGGGCGGAATGTGGGACGCGCTGAAACGAGCGGTACAACGCAACAAACCGGAACCCGAACAAAACGCGACCACGAAGAATGACGTGAAGAGGaaggaagaaaagaaaaatgattaa
- the LOC141899395 gene encoding adenosine 3'-phospho 5'-phosphosulfate transporter 2-like isoform X1 — translation MTTNQMVNISLESQARDRENVMSRFFQIISDLRYKGNNKDRKIININPKTSDLGEVKISIPVDRKEKAEDLKILGIDIGKYSEISQFFICVLGVFVFYLIYGYFQELIFKLEGFRPYGWYLTLVQFACYTGFGLVELRFKQDKSRKIPLKTYSLIAFLTVATMGLSNTSVGYLNYPTQVVFKCCKLIPVLIGGIIIQGKVYKVLDFVACLLMSIGLIMFTLADSSMSPNFHLYGVVLISLALCADAVIGNVQEKAMKLHGSSNSEMVLYSYAIGFVYILFGLLMFGQLVPAFQFCLNYPLKTYGYAVIFSLSGYLGINFVLALVKTVGALVAVTVTTCRKAVTIILSFIFFSKPFTMQYVWSGLIVLLGIYLNVYSKNKSKFDRTFHEWKNKISFTRRPIRQVSKPATIV, via the exons ATGACAACAAATCAAATGGTAAACATTTCATTAGAATCACAAGCAAGGGATCGAG aaaacGTCATGTCTCGATTCTTTCAAATTATCAGCGATCTTCGTTACAAAGGCAACAACAAGGACCgaaaaatcataaatataaaCCCGAAAACTTCAGACCTCGGCGAAGTTAAAATCTCGATTCCTGTCGATAGAAAAGAGAAGGCTGAGGACTTAAAGATTTTGGGAATAGACATTGGaaaatattctgaaatatcacagTTTTTCATATGCGTTTTAGGAGTATTCGTATTCTATCTGATTTATGGATATTTTCAA GAGCTGATATTCAAGTTGGAAGGATTCCGTCCGTATGGCTGGTATTTAACTTTAGTACAATTTGCTTGTTATACAGGATTCGGTTTGGTGGAACTTCGATTCAAACAGGATAAATCTAGAAA AATTCCATTGAAAACTTATAGTCTCATAGCATTTTTGACTGTTGCTACTATGGGTCTGTCCAATACATCAGTCGGATATCTGAACTACCCAACTCAAGTGGTTTTCAAATGTTGTAAACTAATTCCAGTTCTTATCGGTGGAATAATCATACAAG GAAAAGTTTATAAAGTTCTAGATTTTGTAGCTTGTCTATTGATGAGTATAGGTTTGATAATGTTCACATTAGCGGATAGTTCGATGTCTCCAAACTTTCATCTTTATG GGGTGGTATTGATCTCTTTGGCTCTATGTGCCGATGCAGTGATAGGCAATGTGCAAGAAAAAGCTATGAAACTACATGGTAGCAGCAATAGTGAAATG GTATTGTACTCCTATGCTATAGGATTTGTATATATCCTTTTTGGTTTATTGATGTTTGGACAACTCGTTCCAGCATTTCAGTTTTGTCTCAAT TATCCTCTGAAGACATATGGATATGCTGTGATATTTTCACTGAGTGGGTATCTTGGAATCAACTTTGTGCTCGCTCTAGTTAAAACAGTTGGAGCATTAGTAGCTGTTACAG taacaACTTGTAGGAAAGCGGTAACAATTATCTTATCTTTCATATTCTTCTCTAAACCGTTCACAATGCA GTATGTGTGGTCTGGTTTGATAGTGCTGCTAGGGATATATCTTAACgtttatagtaaaaacaagtcgaaattcgaccgAACATTTCATGAATGGAAAAATAAGATATCGTTTACGAGAAGACCGATTAGACAGGTGTCAAAACCTGCTACTATTGTTTGA
- the LOC141899760 gene encoding ATPase family AAA domain-containing protein 2-like produces the protein MVRTRHSGDFNNDDYEEHGQFVSLNRVRRTKDVPVDSESESDDEVKVRRFKPQRKVTTASTSRGRSLSSFTTRRGDRDDISRGNSQSRNVDVRRRRNSLDVMNGYDEGEGDVRRSSRHRKLVYDTFNEKDLENCIPLHQVENGPSINNVNDDEDAEDENETSPEVPDLGRSLRKRAREVEPIDEDGLDMYTRVKRPRYKIKRDMYGMPIHGDDDNVQRVMRRKLSREQEEENDDDDDNGEDDEDEENDNDLEDDDDDDDEGDDDDDDDEGEEDEGQDHTNRRKQYFLREHKPKTQPFVAAPAITKRPKPPMLSTHRSPARRTHDFNTSYRSPARQTRRRTAFHGSSSTSSSSSSDSSEDERRFQRRKAKSMSKSRNRCLPMNLNKEDVSSGVLHDRLKVGASLADVDPMSIDRSVTFQSVGGLRKHIRALKEMIVFPLLYPEVFDRFKITPPRGVLFYGPPGTGKTLVARALANECSTGEKRVAFFMRKGADCLSKWVGESERQLRLLFDQAYQVRPSIIFFDEIDGLAPVRSSRQDQIHSSIVSTLLALMDGLDSRGEIVVIGATNRLDSIDPALRRPGRFDREFLFGLPSATARADILRIHTNKWEPKLVDPFIQEVARQTVGYCGADIKALCTEAALCALRRRYPQIYTSSDKLQLDVSSIQISASDFQYGMQSIVPTAQRSVASPGRSLSPALQTLLHRSLLKTLKVLQKIFPAALAQLSSLIMEKAITGEDDSVLSMDEFYSDEDEDEPAITENPKNDLPHKNFMSHFGRSYKQPITHRPRLLITGTDGQGHTSHLAPAILHQLEKLPVHVLDLPALYAVAAKTPEESVAQIFLEAKRTSPCIMYIPHICQWWDVVSDTLRATFLCLLRSLQPTTPLLLLATSNEPHETMDEMLKSLFCPLGKEVVVMDNPYDEERKAFFEQVLIYEASKAPSQKKQAAERQLEELPIAPPMPPRQLTDIEKKRLFEQEEKNMRELRLFLRDVINKLSRDRKFSIFAKPVDIDEVTDYYEIIKNPMDLSTMMSKIDLHCYETVKDFTNDIDLICSNALEYNPDRAPADKAIRHRACALRDTTFAILTAELNEEFEKECEQIKASRQKRGAQVQKNIPSFYHVKPVDAQQQRFSHRIRGIAACEEPTENLDASSKDNAAATRNSEKESQTPQRSSASRKADEKAVSDARNRSATKVRKANCIYRTRREMLEYVKKRNKLSPWCRSRSGRNRRKVIIISESESEAEEKDDGEKGNEEKQNGEENDDAEEERGLEKLVSGSENDKDEDETRCRSSSPRVHIPVSNHNELSNIEKTLDKLEELSPSSATIVERDHPYNVSPQSKSKVTSPVPQPPVLINEDSNKENDPDHTEETVQTEGLMETEVSNITNKGPAEFEEKDSEETLTFRLTRARKNSGPNTARARQILENPVPSLIVDKDELRNLLQSTVERTRGYNVEKLERLHCMFSQCIFEHRRNYDKSALINDLKQTLLNFTSQHQ, from the exons ATGGTGCGAACAAGGCATAGTGGGGACTTCAATAACGACGATTATGAAGAGCATGGGCAGTTCGTATCATTAAATCGAGTGAGACGAACAAAAGACGTCCCTGTT GATTCTGAATCTGAATCAGATGATGAAGTAAAAGTGCGGCGATTTAAACCTCAACGTAAGGTGACGACGGCTTCAACTTCTAGAGGTCGATCTTTAAGCTCATTCACCACAAGACGAGGAGATAGAGATGATATCAGTAGAGG GAATTCGCAATCAAGAAATG tcgaCGTCAGACGACGAAGGAACTCTCTCGATGTCATGAATGGTTATGATGAAGGAGAAGGAGACGTTAGACGAAGTTCTAGACATCGTAAACTCGTTTACGACACGTTTAATGAGAAGGATTTAGAGAACTGCATCCCGTTACATCAAGTAGAAAACGGTCCATCGATCAATAATGTAAATGATGATGAGGACGCTGAAGATGAGAATGAAACGTCTCCTGAGGTTCCAGATTTAGGTCGAAGTTTACGAAAACGTGCGAGAGAAGTTGAGCCTATAGATGAG GATGGATTAGACATGTACACTAGAGTGAAGAGACCTCGTTATAAAATCAAACGTGACATGTACGGAATGCCTATCCATGGTGATGATGACAATGTTCAAAGAGTGATGAGAAGAAAATTATCGAGAGAACAAGAAGAGgaaaatgatgatgacgatgataacGGAGAAGATGATGAGgatgaagaaaatgataatgatttagaaG atgatgatgatgatgatgatgaaggagatgatgatgatgatgatgatgaaggtGAAGAGGATGAAGGACAAGATCACACCAATAGACGGAAGCAATATTTCCTCAGGGAACACAAACCTAAAACGCAACCATTCGTCGCAGCTCCGG CAATTACAAAACGTCCAAAACCTCCGATGTTATCAACACACCGATCACCGGCACGAAGGACCCATGATTTCAATACTTCATATCGATCTCCGGCGAGACAAACAAG ACGTCGAACTGCATTTCACGGTAGTAGTTCTACATCGAGTAGTAGTAGCAGCGATAGCAGCGAGGATGAAAGACGTTTTCAGCGACGGAAAGCTAAAAGTATGTCGAAATCTAGGAATCGTTGTTTGCcgatgaatttgaataaagaGGATGTAAGCAGTGGAGTTTTACACGACCGATTGAAAGTAGGAGCTAGTTTAGCTGATGTTGATCCTATGAGTATTGATAGATCA GTGACATTTCAATCCGTTGGTGGTTTACGCAAACACATTCGAGCTCTCAAAGAAATGATCGTTTTTCCCTTGCTTTATCCGGAAGTTTTTGATCGTTTTAAAATCACACCACCGCGAGGAGTTTTATTTTATGGGCCTCCTG GAACTGGTAAAACTCTAGTAGCTCGAGCTTTAGCTAATGAATGCAGCACGGGTGAAAAAAGAGTCGCTTTCTTTATGCGTAAAGGTGCTGATTGTTTGAGTAAATGGGTCGGAGAATCTGAACGTCAACTTAGATTGCTGTTTGATCAG GCGTATCAAGTTCGTCCGTCTATAATATTCTTCGATGAAATAGATGGTCTAGCACCGGTGCGTTCCAGTAGACAAGATCAGATACACAGTTCTATAGTGTCAACTTTATTAGCGTTAATGGATGGATTGGATAGTCGCGGTGAAATAGTCGTAATCGGTGCTACTAATCGTCTGGATTCAATCGATCCTGCTTTACGTCGACCCGGTCGATTCGATAGAGAATTCTTATTCGGTTTACCATCGGCTACA GCGAGAGCTGATATATTACGTATTCACACTAATAAATGGGAACCGAAATTAGTCGACCCATTCATTCAAGAAGTTGCCAGACAGACTGTTG GATATTGTGGTGCTGATATAAAAGCTCTTTGTACCGAGGCAGCATTGTGCGCTTTGAGACGTCGTTATCCGCAAATATATACCTCATCAGACAAACTACAACTAGACGTCTCTTCCATCCAGATCTCGGCGTCAGATTTTCAATACGGGATGCAATCTATAGTTCCTACGGCACAACGTTCTGTAGCTTCCCCAGGTCGCTCATTATCACCAGCGTTACAAACACTTTTACATAGGTCACTCCTCAAAACACTGAAAGTATTACAAAAGATTTTCCCTGCAGCGTTGGCCCAACTTTCCAGTCTTATAATGGAAAAAG CTAtaacgggtgaagatgatagCGTTTTATCGATGGATGAATTCTACAGcgatgaagatgaagatgaacCAGCAATTACTGAAAACCCCAAAAACGATCTACCTCATAAAAACTTCATGTCTCATTTCGG ACGTTCTTATAAACAACCAATAACTCATCGACCTCGTCTACTGATCACCGGTACCGACGGTCAAGGTCACACATCTCATCTAGCTCCTGCTATTCTGCATCAATTAGAGAAGCTACCGGTACATGTTTTAGATCTTCCAGCATTGTACGCAGTGGCTGCCAAGACACCAGAAGAATCTGTTGCTCAG ATTTTTTTGGAGGCTAAACGCACAAGTCCATGCATAATGTACATTCCTCATATATGTCAATGGTGGGATGTAGTATCGGATACTCTCAGGGCAACGTTCTTATGTTTATTACGCAGTTTACAACCAACTACACCTCTACTGTTACTAGCTACTAGTAATGAACCTCATGAAACTATGGATGAAATG TTAAAATCTCTGTTCTGTCCATTGGGAAAAGAAGTAGTGGTAATGGACAACCCGTATGATGAAGAAAGAAAAGCGTTCTTTGAGCAAGTTCTCATCTACGAAGCATCAAAAGCACCGAGTCAGAAGAAGCAAGCTG CGGAAAGGCAGTTAGAAGAATTACCGATAGCGCCACCTATGCCTCCTCGTCAGCTAACTGATATTGAGAAGAAACGACTGTTCGAACAGGAAGAGAAAAACATGAGGGAACTTCGACTGTTTCTGAGAGATGTGATCAATAAACTCTCACGAGATCGCAAGTTCTCTATCTTTGCGAAACCAGTCGATATCGATGAG GTGACAGATTACTACGAAATTATCAAGAATCCGATGGATTTAAGCACAATGATGTCAAAAATCGATTTACACTGTTACGAAACTGTGAAGGATTTCACTAATGATATTGATCTGATCTGTAGCAATGCATTGGAATATAACCCAGATAGAGCGCCAGCTG ATAAAGCTATCCGTCACCGAGCTTGCGCTCTCAGAGACACTACATTCGCCATTTTAACTGCTGAATTAAACGAAGAATTCGAAAAGGAATGCGAACAGATCAAAGCATCAAGACAGAAACGAG GTGCGCAAGTTCAGAAGAATATTCCATCGTTTTACCATGTAAAACCTGTTGATGCTCAGCAACAGCGTTTCAGTCACAGAATACGAGGAATTGCAGCATGTGAGGAACCTACCGAAAACCTCGACGCATCATCAAAAGACAATGCTGCTGCTACTAGAAATTCCGAGAAAGAATCACAAACCCCTCAACGGTCATCGGCTAGTCGGAAAGCCGATGAAAAAGCAGTGAGCGATGCTCGTAATCGAAGCGCTACTAAAGTACGCAAAGCTAACTGTATTTACAGAACTCGTAGAGAAATGTTAGAATATGTGAAAAAGAGGAATAAACTGTCACCGTGGTGTAGATCGCGATCAGGCAGGAATCGCAGGAAAGTGATCATTATATCAGAAAGTGAATCGGAAGCAGAAGAAAAAGATGACGGGGAAAAAGGAAATGAAGAGAAGCAAAATGGtgaagaaaatgatgatgCGGAGGAGGAAAGAGGGTTGGAGAAGTTGGTTAGTGGAAGCGAAAATGATAAAGATGAAGATGAAACTCGATGTAGATCTAGTTCACCGCGCGTTCATATTCCTGTTTCAAATCATAATGAGTTATCGAACATCGAGAAAACTTTGGATAAACTCGAAGAGTTATCGCCGTCTTCAGCTACAATAGTGGAGCGTGATCACCCGTACAATGTGAGCCCTCAGTCTAAATCTAAAGTCACTAGTCCCGTGCCTCAGCCACCAGTATTAATTAATGAGGATTCGAACAAAGAAAATGATCCCGATCATACAGAGGAAACTGTCCAG ACGGAAGGTTTAATGGAAACTGAAGTTTCAAATATTACCAACAAAGGACCTGCTGAATTTGAGGAAAAAGATAGTGAAG AAACTCTAACATTCCGTTTGACGCGGGCGCGCAAGAATTCTGGTCCAAATACGGCGAGAGCACGGCAGATACTGGAGAATCCAGTCCCTTCGTTAATAGTTGATAAAGATGAACTCAGGAATTTATTACAATCAACCGTAGAACGCACACGAGGATATAACGTGGAGAAACTTGAAAGACTGCATTGTATGTTTAGTCAATGCATTTTTGAACATAGACGAAATTATGACAAATCTGCTCTAATAAAT GATTTAAAACAAACACTGCTGAATTTTACATCACAGCATCAATGA
- the LOC141898730 gene encoding trimeric intracellular cation channel type 1B.1-like isoform X1 yields the protein MDPQTFMDVATYVTKLKMYPYFDITHYALMCLIVRDDNQPSTNSSSGSSIFSRKHPLACWISSMLLCFGGSILANFLLGEPILTPFKNHHAILVASIVWYVINYSPFDLAYKISHFLPVKICIYILKEIQRTRKIYEGIIIASKLYPGSYIIIAIIGVVKGAGAGQLLLLQRIIRGVWIKEHNEFLRPSFVTKASLLSSIVFICEREKFLTAPHVLIYFGIAMFLIYFRLSSLLLGIHDPFVPFENLFCAIFMGGMWDALKRAVQRNKPEPEQNATTKNDVKRKEEKKND from the exons ATGGATCCTCAAACATTTATGGATGTCGCCACATATGTGACGAAGTTGAAAATGTATCCATATTTTGATATAACGCATTATGCGTTGATGTGTTTGATTGTCAGAGATGACAACCAGCCTTCTACAAATTCTAGTTCTG GATCCTCCATATTTTCGCGGAAGCATCCCTTGGCGTGCTGGATTTCTAGCATGTTACTATGTTTTGGAGGCAGTATTTTAGCAAATTTCCTGTTGGGTGAGCCGATACTTACACCATTCAAGAACCACCACGCAATTTTGGTAGCCAGTATAGTATG GTACGTGATCAACTATTCTCCGTTTGATTTGGCTTACAAGATTTCACACTTCCTACCGGTTaagatatgtatatacatactgAAAGAGATTCAAAGAACGAGGAAAATCTACGAAGGAATCATCATCGCTTCGAAGCTCTATCCTGGATCTTACATAATTATCGCAATAATCGGTGTTGTCAAAG GTGCCGGGGCGGGACAATTACTGCTGCTCCAAAGAATAATACGGGGTGTATGGATAAAGGAGCATAACGAATTTTTACGGCCCTCATT tGTGACGAAAGCGAGTCTGTTGAGTTCGATTGTGTTCATCTGCGAACGAGAGAAGTTTCTGACGGCTCCGCACGTGTTGATTTACTTCGGAATCGCGATGTTCCTCATCTATTTCCGATTATCGTCGTTACTGCTCGGCATCCACGACCCGTTCGTGCCGTTCGAAAATCTGTTCTGCGCGATATTCATGGGCGGAATGTGGGACGCGCTGAAACGAGCGGTACAACGCAACAAACCGGAACCCGAACAAAACGCGACCACGAAGAATGACGTGAAGAGGaaggaagaaaagaaaaatgattaa
- the LOC141899395 gene encoding adenosine 3'-phospho 5'-phosphosulfate transporter 2-like isoform X2, producing the protein MSRFFQIISDLRYKGNNKDRKIININPKTSDLGEVKISIPVDRKEKAEDLKILGIDIGKYSEISQFFICVLGVFVFYLIYGYFQELIFKLEGFRPYGWYLTLVQFACYTGFGLVELRFKQDKSRKIPLKTYSLIAFLTVATMGLSNTSVGYLNYPTQVVFKCCKLIPVLIGGIIIQGKVYKVLDFVACLLMSIGLIMFTLADSSMSPNFHLYGVVLISLALCADAVIGNVQEKAMKLHGSSNSEMVLYSYAIGFVYILFGLLMFGQLVPAFQFCLNYPLKTYGYAVIFSLSGYLGINFVLALVKTVGALVAVTVTTCRKAVTIILSFIFFSKPFTMQYVWSGLIVLLGIYLNVYSKNKSKFDRTFHEWKNKISFTRRPIRQVSKPATIV; encoded by the exons ATGTCTCGATTCTTTCAAATTATCAGCGATCTTCGTTACAAAGGCAACAACAAGGACCgaaaaatcataaatataaaCCCGAAAACTTCAGACCTCGGCGAAGTTAAAATCTCGATTCCTGTCGATAGAAAAGAGAAGGCTGAGGACTTAAAGATTTTGGGAATAGACATTGGaaaatattctgaaatatcacagTTTTTCATATGCGTTTTAGGAGTATTCGTATTCTATCTGATTTATGGATATTTTCAA GAGCTGATATTCAAGTTGGAAGGATTCCGTCCGTATGGCTGGTATTTAACTTTAGTACAATTTGCTTGTTATACAGGATTCGGTTTGGTGGAACTTCGATTCAAACAGGATAAATCTAGAAA AATTCCATTGAAAACTTATAGTCTCATAGCATTTTTGACTGTTGCTACTATGGGTCTGTCCAATACATCAGTCGGATATCTGAACTACCCAACTCAAGTGGTTTTCAAATGTTGTAAACTAATTCCAGTTCTTATCGGTGGAATAATCATACAAG GAAAAGTTTATAAAGTTCTAGATTTTGTAGCTTGTCTATTGATGAGTATAGGTTTGATAATGTTCACATTAGCGGATAGTTCGATGTCTCCAAACTTTCATCTTTATG GGGTGGTATTGATCTCTTTGGCTCTATGTGCCGATGCAGTGATAGGCAATGTGCAAGAAAAAGCTATGAAACTACATGGTAGCAGCAATAGTGAAATG GTATTGTACTCCTATGCTATAGGATTTGTATATATCCTTTTTGGTTTATTGATGTTTGGACAACTCGTTCCAGCATTTCAGTTTTGTCTCAAT TATCCTCTGAAGACATATGGATATGCTGTGATATTTTCACTGAGTGGGTATCTTGGAATCAACTTTGTGCTCGCTCTAGTTAAAACAGTTGGAGCATTAGTAGCTGTTACAG taacaACTTGTAGGAAAGCGGTAACAATTATCTTATCTTTCATATTCTTCTCTAAACCGTTCACAATGCA GTATGTGTGGTCTGGTTTGATAGTGCTGCTAGGGATATATCTTAACgtttatagtaaaaacaagtcgaaattcgaccgAACATTTCATGAATGGAAAAATAAGATATCGTTTACGAGAAGACCGATTAGACAGGTGTCAAAACCTGCTACTATTGTTTGA
- the LOC141898730 gene encoding trimeric intracellular cation channel type 1B.1-like isoform X2, translating to MDPQTFMDVATYVTKLKMYPYFDITHYALMCLIVRDDNQPSTNSSSGSSIFSRKHPLACWISSMLLCFGGSILANFLLGEPILTPFKNHHAILVASIVWYVINYSPFDLAYKISHFLPVKICIYILKEIQRTRKIYEGIIIASKLYPGSYIIIAIIGVVKGSGYTEMRIVERIIRGLWIPSSNEFLQPSFVTKASLLSSIVFICEREKFLTAPHVLIYFGIAMFLIYFRLSSLLLGIHDPFVPFENLFCAIFMGGMWDALKRAVQRNKPEPEQNATTKNDVKRKEEKKND from the exons ATGGATCCTCAAACATTTATGGATGTCGCCACATATGTGACGAAGTTGAAAATGTATCCATATTTTGATATAACGCATTATGCGTTGATGTGTTTGATTGTCAGAGATGACAACCAGCCTTCTACAAATTCTAGTTCTG GATCCTCCATATTTTCGCGGAAGCATCCCTTGGCGTGCTGGATTTCTAGCATGTTACTATGTTTTGGAGGCAGTATTTTAGCAAATTTCCTGTTGGGTGAGCCGATACTTACACCATTCAAGAACCACCACGCAATTTTGGTAGCCAGTATAGTATG GTACGTGATCAACTATTCTCCGTTTGATTTGGCTTACAAGATTTCACACTTCCTACCGGTTaagatatgtatatacatactgAAAGAGATTCAAAGAACGAGGAAAATCTACGAAGGAATCATCATCGCTTCGAAGCTCTATCCTGGATCTTACATAATTATCGCAATAATCGGTGTTGTCAAAG GCTCTGGATATACTGAAATGAGAATTGTAGAACGTATCATTCGAGGTTTGTGGATTCCTAGCTCGAATGAGTTCTTACAACCATCTTT tGTGACGAAAGCGAGTCTGTTGAGTTCGATTGTGTTCATCTGCGAACGAGAGAAGTTTCTGACGGCTCCGCACGTGTTGATTTACTTCGGAATCGCGATGTTCCTCATCTATTTCCGATTATCGTCGTTACTGCTCGGCATCCACGACCCGTTCGTGCCGTTCGAAAATCTGTTCTGCGCGATATTCATGGGCGGAATGTGGGACGCGCTGAAACGAGCGGTACAACGCAACAAACCGGAACCCGAACAAAACGCGACCACGAAGAATGACGTGAAGAGGaaggaagaaaagaaaaatgattaa